GCCACTGCttctaatgataatggaAACCATGGCATCACAGATATGATGGAAGATGtttataatttcttcaaggaATATAAGATCAATGGTGCTGATAATTAGTGATATAGATCTCTTTCGTAATAACTACTTTACCCAAAgtttatttgtattatctttttataataatattattatcttaATCATTACCTAATGAGTAGTCAAATAGTCACGATGGATTGTGcgttttttttttttgtgATTCCGGTTATCTGCCACTGATTTTTCACTTTCAAATCAAACCTATATTCCATGTATATGCTGATAAACAAGTTGGTTAGTTAGATACTTGACAGTTATAACAATTTGTGCTTCATTGTGAAACATATataactttttgaaatttataGGCGAATAGAATTCATCTAGGCAAGAACAAAAAGTTTTAGCAGCCTTTCAACATGACATCTGCCAGAGAAAGATTGGCAATGTTACATTCACATATCAAAGACAATTCCAATATAAAAGTACTGGCTGAGTTTCCAGTGTTAGTTAAAAGTGAAAGACAAAAGTATTTGAATAGTAACTTTCAATCTGTTCCAGGCAGTTCAAATTCATCCAATTTTGCATCAACAGTTATGAGACCAATGAGTAAACCCATAATGTCTATTTCTTCCACTACAAGTAACACTAGTATATCTCAATGCAGTCTCCCACAAGATTATGTTGAAGTTTGCAATAGTACCTCCAAATTCATACCCCCAACGACAAAGTCATTCTCAAATCTggaatttgatgatatttgtGCTAAAGTGGACAAGAAGTTGAGGTTATTGTTAGGAAGTAATAATCCCAGTGACTCTTACATATTATCTGGAGGTGAGAGTTTGGGATGGGAAATTTTAGGCCAAAACATAGTTCAATCATTAGAAGATGATATATTATGCATAAGTACTGGTGCTTACTCGAAACAATTTGCTAAGCACTTACTAAATTACGTGGAATCTGAAGACAGAAATATTACTGTTCTAGAGGCAAATATAGGATGTACTGTTCctttagaattaattaaaaatgaattaacgAAAAGGTGTTATGGAATTGTGGCCTTGACTCATACCGACAATTCAACAGGAGTTGTGACAAACATTAAAGAAGTTTCACAActaataaaacaaatttCTCCAAACACTTTAATTGCTGTGGATGCTGTTTATTCGGCAGgagttgaagaaatagatgttgaaaattggGGAATAGATTTCACATTGAGTACTTACAAAAACACCGTATTGACTACTGAAGTtttatcatatattttGCTATCATCACGAGTTCTTTCAAAGATTCCTAAAGGTATTATGAATGGTTCTAACTCGTCAAATAACTATAAGATGCAGTTGGCTTATTCAAATGCTAATTTTCAACTCCTTAACGCCTTGGACTCCTCTCTTTGGCGACTTTTCGGAATGGATGAACAACAggatatttcaattgatatcTCGAATAAAATAAAGTCTGGGTTACTCTCCCGCTTTGCCGATTATAAATCAGCCGCTGAAAAGCTACGTAAAAGTTTGATTAATGAAGAGACTGGAATAAGTGCAATATCCCAAGACTGGTCGAATTGCAGCAATGGTATGACAGCAATGTACTTACCAAAAACTAGTGAAATatcagaattattgaaaacacTTTGCGAAGAATGTGATATTTCTTTAGTTAATGGCATTCATTCTAGATTTGCATCGGAATACATCAGCATTGAGCATGCAGGGTTCAGGTTTTCTGGTAATGATATCGACGTGGATAAAGTagttgaaattatcaagaaaGGTTTGACCAACAGTAAATAACTTACATTACACTTAAATtagattttaataaatttcgATAGACATTAATTATTTGcaagatattttttttaaactATATACGGGGACCCTGCAAGGGATAATTAATTGGATACATCTTTATTGTCATTTCCTTCTGCtgattcttcttcctttgcATTTTCAATAGCATCTGTccatttcttctcttcttcaaatccttCTTTGGCAGCTTGAATCAACTCGGCTCTCGAGTCTTCCAATCTTTTCTTACGGCTCTTCATGGCTTCGTCTTTTCTCTCCAACTCTTCAATCCATAACCTTTCTCTTACCTTTGCTTTGGCCCTTAATATTTCCTCTCTGGTTGCTTTTTGTTCGTCCGATTCCACTTGGAACATATATCCACCTGCAACTAACGCAATTAATGTGGCCAATTGAAACCCAACTCTGTAACGGAAATACTTTTGTGTATTTACCCTATCCCCTTTTCTAATTGATTTAGTAGCTAAAAAAATAGCTCCGGTAGTAGCAATTACTCCGAGTGGGACCAATGGTTGTTGCTTGCACTTGAAGGCCATTTTCTCCAAGATGTCCATTTCACTACGTGAGTTAATACCtaatcattcaaatttaacaaataaaatagaaaACAATTAAACATACTCTTCATCAAACTCACTTTTCCCATCGAAGGACGATGGAAGTTCTCTACTCATGTTACAGTTACTTCTATAATGTACTACAGCATCAGGATTGAAGTAACCGGCTTAATAGAAAATTACCTCGATCACATGACCATTGCTAAAAAGTGGTTCGATTTGATACGACTGCAACgacattcttcttcaaggGAATACTTCAAACGGCCGTACAGTAGACGGTAGGAAGTAGTACGAAACAAAAAGCCTGGAAATTTTGATCGAATGAAAGTAGGAATCCGATgaaatgcaaaaaaaaatatcatGAAAGATAGAGCTTTAGTATATTACAAGCTTACGATAGGAACAGTGGAGATTCAcaattatatgaaaatctatatatatatatatgtctATATTGCGGTTCAGATTGGTATCCTGCTTTTTAATCACCACTTACACACATGCTCTAGTTCCTTTAGTTTTCAGCCAAAATAAAATCCTTGAATTCAACGTACGCCTTATCTAAGTCGTCATTGACAATAATTCTATCGTGAGCTCCTGTCTTAGCAAAATCCATTTCAGCCTTAGCAGCACTGATTCTTTTTTCGATGGAATCTTGGGTTTCAGTACCTCTTCCCTCTAATCTTTGTCTTAAGATCTCAATAGAAGGTGGActcaagaacaagaatCTAGCGTTCAAGTTAGAAGCCTTGACTGCCTTAACTCCATCCATTTCAATGTCCAAGATACATGTTCTACCCTTCTTGGTGACGTCGTCAACGGCTTTGAAAGAAGTGCCGTAGTAATTACCAGAAAACTGCGTCCATTCgataaatttcttttcttcgaTAGCCTGTTTGAAACCGTCGACAGTGCTAAAGTTGTATTCAACTCCATCTGTTTCTCCAGCTCTTGGTTGTCTGGTTGTGTTCGAGACAGAGAATCCAAATCTGTCTGGAAATTCGGCGaataacttcttcaataaagtAGATTTTCCGGTTCCTGATGGTCCTGAGATAACGATAGGTCTGCTCATGTTGTCTAGATATAATTCAACCCAAATATGTGCGTATTTACTTCTTTTGAACCCAAATCATCtaatatttatctttttaAACGTTGCATTATGTCGACCCATCGAGGTAGTGTACTGGTATAATTCAAACAATCCATTGCCATTATATCACTTCCTGAGCCGCCTACTTAGCAAATTGTATTTTCGATGTCACTTGATCATTTGTCTGTTATCATTCTATAACCATAGCAATTTTCTGGTTCTCAATCTTGTTATCCAATATTCTGTGAACAAATAACTTTATGAGCCTAACTATTACTTCTAGCAGTAATGGAACACTTTATTTATGTCTGTCCTGTATAAATCCGATGGTGACACAAAACATTTTTCCTCCTGCATATTAATTCAGATTGGATTTTGGTGGAAATTCGGTCCTATGAAGCAGACCATTAGGTTAAAGAAGGTAATAAAAGACTAGCAAATAAGCAAAAGTGACATTATAAGATGTCTGGAACTGAATCACTAAGCCAAGTTCAACATGCCTTGAGTACTATGTATTCAAATGCGTCGCATGAGGACAAAAAGCAAGCCACCAGGTTTTTAGAGTCATTCCAAAAATCGCAGGAAGCATGGGAATTAACTCATCAAATCATAAGCAATAGTGGAGAATCGATACAATTTAAGCTATTTGCGGCACAGACGTTAAGGTCTAAGATCACTTACGACTTGCACCAAGTTTCTGAGGCCAACTTGGACCAATTAAAGGATTCGGTCATCGAGCTAATTACAAAATATCCAGACCACTCGGGAAGAATAATCAGAACTCAGTTGTGTATTTCGTTATCGCAGCTTGCGTTACAGTACTTGACGTGGAAGGGTGCAATGACGGAGATCATTTCGAAATTGTCGGCGGATCAAACTACAATTCCATGTTTATTGGACTTTTTGAAGATTCTACCAGAGGAATTATCGGACGTTAAGAAGACGTCATTGACCGATGAAGAGTTTAATGTGAGAACTCAAGAATTGATCACCAGTAACGTGGAACAAGtgttattgattttgcaaaagTTGACGGAATCATCGAGCTCCAAGGAGGTCAACACCTTGATCTTGGACTGTTTGAATAGTTGGATTAAGGAATGTCCTATCGAAACCATCTTacaaattaattcattgaCCAACTTGATCTTCCAATCTTTAACTGACGATCAAACCTTTGatcaatcaattgaatgTCTTTGTACAATAATGAGAGAAACAAGAGACATCGAAAACCACGAATTGATTGATGCATTGTATCAGCAGctcattcaattgaatacataTATGTCttctaataaagaaaaattagaagacCCTGAAACTTTCAGTGGCTTAACAAGACTTTATGTTGAAGCAAGTGAATCATGGCATGtattaattgcaaaaaacCCAAAGCATTTCAAGCCATTGGTTGAGATCTTACTTGAATGCTGTaaatatgaagaagatcTTGATGTGGTAAAGTACACATTTTACTTTTGGCACCTTTTAAAGCAACTAATCACTATACCTAAATTTCAGGATTCTAAATTGGAATTTCGAGATGTTTACAgcaaattaatttcaattataattaagCATTTGACATACCCCATTGTAGCGGATGTTGAGAACTTATTTGACGGTGACAGagaacaagaagataaGTTTAAAGAATTTCGTTATGAAATGGGTGATGTCTTAAAAGATTGTTGTGCAGTAGTTGGACCAACTATTTCATTGAACATTCCATTTCAGCAAATTCAGACTATTTTAAACACCAATGCTAATGAAACCAGATGGCAATATTTAGAAGCTCCATTATTCTCTATGAGAGCAATGGCAAAAGAGATTCCGTTAAAAGAAAAAACGATTTTACCAACTATTATGAATTGTTTGATTCAATTACCCGAACATGCGAAGATAAGATATGCAGCCACTTTAGTGTTAGGTCGTTATACTGAATGGACGTCGAAGAACCCAGAGTTTTTGGAGCCACAATTAaactatattattaaaggTTTTGAAGTAGCAAATAACACTAATAACAAAGATATTATTGTTGCTGCTTCTCATGCATTAATGTATTTCTGTCAGGATTGTTCATCTTTATTGGTTAATTATTTGGAACAATTATACATGTTATACGGACAAGTTAGAGAACAGTTAGATATTGAGTCTGCTTATGAATTAGTGGATGGATTAGCACATGTCATAAAACAAATTCCGTTAGAGAATTCATATCAGACTTGCGAAATGTTCTGGAAACCTACTTTGTCTACcttatcttctttatcaagTAATGCTAATGCTAACGATGAGAGTATTAATGTATTAATTGCTGACCAGATAGAAATATTAACGACCTTTATTGGAGTATTAAGATGCTCAGATTATGAAAAGTCTGATTATCCTATCTGTACTTTATTCATAAAAGAAGTTTGGCCAGCAGCTTCAAGCATATTGCTGAATTATGGCAAGTCTTTAAAAGTCAGTGAGAGAATACTAAAGTTAATTAAGAGTGCAATTCAATCATTCAGTACTCACTTAACCCCAATATTATCAGATGTTGCTAACATTTTACATCACGGGTTTAAGCAAACCAAGTTCGGGTGTTATTTATGGGTATCAGGGATATTAATTAGAGAATTCGGCGATGAGTACTCTTCAGGCGATATCAAGGAATCAGTTTATCAATTTGGTTTATCCCAATGCTCGCTATTCTTCGAATTGATAAAGTGTGAGAATGACTTGAAGGATATACCTGACGTTGTTGAGGACTTCTTCAGGATGatgaatgatttattgatgttCTATCCATTCAAGATAATACCGAACTTGGATTTGCTCAAATCGACAATAGATGCCAGTGTCGCCACATTAAGCTCTCTAGAACAATTTGAACCACTTGTTTCTTGCTTACATTTTCTTATTGACTTTATCTCGTGGGGATTGCCTACTCCACCTATATCATTTTTCGACGAGAATCCACAGCATATTCAAGACACTGTCAAACAATTCTTAGTTATGAATGACAATGGAGGTAATCTTATCAAGGTTGTGCTAGATGGTCTAATTTTTACTTTCCATAACGACATCCAACAGGATGCGAGTGATTTGCTTCTCAAAATCTTAATTGTGGTGCCAGAATACTCCATTGCAATAAACTGGTTAACGAATGTCGTCAAAAGCTTGTCTAATGTTAATGAGAAAGAAGTAGAGAAACTAATCAATACTGTTAGTGTTGCATTGCCAAATAAAGATaacagaagaattagatcCTCAATAAGAGACTTTGTTAATTGGTATTCTAGGAAAAACGTTACCCCCAGAGCTGAATTTTAATCTGCAATATGCTGACCTCACAACCGTATAATCATAATAGTTTATAGAACCGTATAATTCCGCGTTGTAAATATATCTATGATGCTATAAAAAGGCACTTACTAGGTGCGAAAACATCCAAAAATAAACTAGAAAATATTATGCGTAATCGTCAGCATCCTCCCACTAAAGTGGCTAACTGTAGTTTTAGTCTAGAATACCGCCTCTAAAGCTCATACCCAAATATACGCATTTTCATTGCGAATTCTTGGAATGAAACGCGacattttgttgattttcCACCATGAGATTCTGGAACCCAAAGTGTCTCGCGCAacatttttcaagtctGCGTTTTTAACACGCAAACCTTTCCCTATTTGGTAACTTGGTTACTATAAGCAGAAAACgcgatttttttttatcgCGTAGAAGCGTTCGGTAGAATCTTGCCTTGTTGACACATTAGCTGCTAAGTTTTCAGATGGTATGtaaaaattcttcaccAACAATCCATGCATTAAACTAAATTGACAAAAAGTATAAAAGACCCCCGATACCCATTGaatttatgatattttttttattccTTATAGTAATCTAACTACCAGTCTTTCgtttaatattaaatatgcAATTCTCCACCGTCGCCTTATTCGCTGTTGCCGCTGCTTTCGTCAGCGCTGATGTTGTCACTGAAGTTGACACCCAATCTACTTTAGTCACCATCACTGACTGTGACTCAACTGTCACTGACTGTCCAGCTAGACAAACTGAAGCTCCAGTTTCTTCTGCTCcagtttcttcttctgctgCTGCTAACACCACCGTTGCTGGTGTCTCCACTTACGAAGGTGCTGCTGCTAAGGGTCAATACGCTGCCGGTGTCGCTGCTTTAGCTGCTGGTGCTTTATTAGCTTTATAAGCAAATTAGTTGtgtaaaataattattagcTTTATGAGATAATATGACCTAAATATAGAAACTACTtaaaatttggaattgtagaattgatcaattgtATACGAGCCGAAGGTACTACACAGAAATCTTTACCACTGAGAGCACCAGAAGCTAGTAAGTCTGGGATTAATTCGGCTGTAAATTGCACAAGGCCCTCTCTTGTTTCCGGGTCGGTGAAAAGGTCGTTAATAACGTCGACAGCTAAGCCTGAATCTTTTAAGGCgacaaatatttcttccCATGGGATTACATCCGCTTCGAGTAGTTCGATTAGAATATCGATGATCGCTGGACGCACGTCGCAATCGGTCAAAGACATTTTAACAATCGAGTTCACAAGCCCTGATTTCTTTAATGCGACAAAGACTTTCACTAACAAatcttcaacaaaatcTCTTTTTGCAAGCCCCATTTCCTCACTGTCTTGGATTTGATCGATCTTACTAATCATTCCCAAAACATCTTTTAATACGTTGACTAACGAAAATGCTTTCTTTCCTTTGCTGAGTAAATCTGTAAGTCCAGTAGCAGCAACTTTTTCGATGTCCAATGCATCGGCACCACTCATATTGAGATCCAATTCCTTAAATAAGTTGACTTCCTTGTGGGTGTCTACCGGAATGCTTGCTGCACAGCAAGCAGTAATTAAGGTCGTTAATGTAATGAAGtgtaatttcattttttctttagTAATTGATACTATATATTATCAGAATTAATTATCTTAacctatttatattctttttgttAAACATAACAATAAGTATCCTACATTGGAAACGTAATATTCAGTATTAGCCATTATAACTGTTTACTATCTTGGTGAATATGTACTATAACAACTCATTTTGGAAATCTTTTGGGGAAGTTTTTGTCTAGACTCAGCATTATAATCTTCTAAgttttgattatttatgctttttatcaaaatatttgagAAAGTTACGAAATTAAGGTTATTTTAAGCAAACTTTGAAACATCAACACAACGGATGAGTTACATTAAACGGTCTAAGTATATCGTCATTATAGAGAGTACTTGATATCGTAAATTATGACTGCAAAATTGGTGGTTTCATTGCTACCCATTAGTTTTGTGTAATGTGAGTAGAAGAAAAGCTCGTAGGAGATACTGTCAAATTGACGtcttatatttttttgcaGTTGTTTGCAAGGTGGGACAGGATTACAACATGTTATGTTTATCATGATTAAGGTTAAATaattaacaataaatatattatatacaaaTTTATAGTAAAACTAATCTATGCTGTAGGAAGCATCTCATACGTATTGCTATTCGATGGACGGTTTCTTTTAAGTTTGCTTAAAATTCTCAGGAACCGACTTTTATTACCAGTTCTTTTAGTtctattaaattcttctatAGTAGAATCTTTCAAGCTGAACCCCGTTCCTATTTCGTTTTCAACGTCAGATTTGAATTGCGAATCATGATCTATAACTTTCGGAGCCTTCCAgttttttaataataacgaACTAATAACCACACTAACAGAACTCAATGCCATGGCAGCGGCAGCGGCAGCAGGCGGTAACATAATATTTAATGGCAAGAAACATCCCATCGCAAATGGTAACATAATAATGTTGTAGATAGCAGCCCAcaagaaattcattttAATTCTCGTAAATGTTGCATGAGAAATATCTAACGCTATTGGGACTCCAAATAAGTGAGACCGTTGACCTTGGCCATTGCCAATCAAAACAATATCCGCTGACTCAATAGCTATATCGGTTCCCGAACTGATTGCCATACCAATGTCCGCCTGGGCTAGAGCTGGCGCATCATTAATACCATCTCCAATGAATGCAATACCTACATTACCATCACCGCCAAATTTTCTCTTCAAATCAACTATTACTTTGTCCTTATGGATTGGTAAAACCTCActaaaaatattacaaGCAGGTATTCCTAATTGCTTGCCTACTTTCATGGCTGCACCCTTTTGATCACCAGTAATTATACCGACcttataattcttttcgaattgtaaataatcaataacATCTCTGGTATGTGGATCTAATGTATCACTCAATTCCACATACCCACTATAattgttattaataatCACATGTGCTAGAGTATTTGTAGAGTTATCTAAGTTGCCTGACAAATGTTCGTTTAAGATCGGCTTTAAATCAGTAAATTCTCTTTCGATCATTCGGTTATTACCAATATAAACCGTGAAGCTGTTGTTCTGCAAATTTGGTAGTTGTATAGTTGCTCTAATACCCAACCCAGTTAAAACTTTAAAGTCATGAATGGTCGTATTAAATGCATCCCCTTCAAAAGTTagattcaatttctctttAGCAGCTTTTACAATACCTTTTCCTACTGGATGTTCTGAATTGGCTTCAACTGATCCTACTAAATTCCACCAATCAGACAAGCTAAGTGGTCCATTCAATATTTGTTTGCTGTTACTGATACTCATATCACCTGTTGTTAAAGTACCTGTTTTGTCAAAAAGTATAATATTAATCTCGTTTGCTTTTTCCAATACATCGCCACCTTTGATCAAAACGCCATTTGTTGCTCCTACCCCTGTGCCGACCATAACAGCAGTCGGTGCAGCTAAGCCTAATGCACAGGGACATGCAACTACGACAACAGAAATTCCTAGTTTCAAACAAACgaaaaattttccattCATGTCCGtttggaaaatatttggtaaGGTTGTACTTTCATTATGAATGACATAACAAATAATTAACCAAAATGAAAAGGTAATGGTCGCCAAGACGAGAACAGTAGGAACGAATCTAGCTGCAATATAATCAGCAAATCTCTGGACCGGAGCCTTATTAACTTGCGATTCCTTTACTaagttaataatttgttgCAATTGTGACTTCTTACCAGTTCTCAACACCCTGATATGGATCAAGTCAGGCCCATTAATGGAGCCTCCAATAACATGATCACCTTTACTTTTAATTACAGGTAACGATTCTCCAGTTATAATAGACTCATCAATTTCAGTCTCCCCTaaaacaataataccaTCCGCCGGAACTTTTGCACCTGGCAAGACAATAGctatatcattttcttcgattAAATCAATAGCAATATTTCTAGTTGgtaaatcaataatagcATTGGAAGTTGATTTATCGCCAGATTCGGCATTTTGTGATTTGAGGAACTCTTCATACTtatcaacatcaataaCGATTGTACAGTTAGTTGGGGTTAACGACAATAGTTTTGACAATGCTGTCGAGGTAGACCCTTTGGCTTTATTTTCTAACCATTTCccaaaagaaataaatgtaAACAACATACAAGCGGTCTCAAACAAAAGCTTTGGTGGTTTATTTGTTTGCCCAGACCAAACACTCAAgacaattgaaaatattgagaaAATAAACGAGACCAGAGTGGAAATGCAGACCAAGACGTCCATTGTAGCATTTTTACCtctatttttaataaattgaataaattttttattaaatacaGCGCCCAGGTGAAATTGGACGTGACTTGTCAAAGCAAATTGTATAATTGATATGAGGTATAAGCCTGGAAAAATCATTAGCTTACGCCATATTTCTAAGTTCTGAGTGTAGCCAAGTAATATCACCGGAAGCCCAAATATTAAACAATGAGTTAAATTGGttttccaatattgaatatcttTAACCCTCGATAACAATCGTAATTGCGATGCAGACGATTGGTCAACGGAATTAACAAcgataaattcaatttcatccGTTAGGTTGTTTAAAGCATCAACTAATTGTCGTATTCCAAGTGACGATGAATTATAAACAACAGATAATTCATCTATAAAGTTGTCATTGTCTTCATAAATTTCTTGGTTGTCGCGAGATCTTATAGCTTGGATTGCTGAAGTATTGGCGTCCGACATTATTGGAccatttgcattattattggaacTATTTTTGAATGCCAATTGGAAGTCAGTAACAGCAGGATAATTCGCTAAAAGCGCTtctatattatattgtaaatTGGTCAAGTCTGTATGTTCATTAATTCCGAAAATCTGCATTGTAAGCTGTTCCTCTTCGTATTCTTCATGCTTGCCTGAAGAGAGATGTTCAATTTCTGACGATTCAATAGTACAGCCAAAACCacaatcttcaataatttccGTTATGCCTGTGGTGGCAATGCTATCTCTATGCCTAACCACCGCTTGTTCTGTGAGTAACGAAACAGATACATCCAAGATATGTTCATTGTTTTCCAAAGCGCTGGTGATTGATGCGCTACAAGCACCGCAAGTCATGCCCGAAATAGAAAGGGTTGTGACAATTACGTGGTTCTTTTCTGACCCGTTACCAACTGGCATCGTAGAAGCAACCTGCACATCAAATCCACAATTTTCTATAGTGTCTTTGATAGTAGTATCGCTAACTCCCGAATGCCTAATAGATCCATCACCGGTCATCAATGATACCGATACTTCCTCAACACCTTCCAATTTCTCTACTGCCTCAGTGATTGACGCAGAGCACGATCCACAAGTCATACCCTGAATAGACACTTTCGTTAAGAACATCAATTCTCCGGAACCAGTGGAATGATTGTTCTTAGTTAATACCGCATCAAACCCACAATCCTCTATAGCTTCTTTCAACTCTGAACTAGTTATTTTTGCTTCATCGTACGTTActtttgcttcttctgTTATCAATGATACGGATGCATTCTCCACCCCGTTCTTGCTTGTCAACGCTTCTGTTACTGAAGCTGTACATGCGCCACACGTCATACCTGACACATTGAATAATGCAATCGAACTCATGACTTTAGCatttatatactatttGACgtattttttcaaaaattacaaaaatgctaacattatatataaaggaaaatttatcttttAGATCTATCCCGAAAGCGGTAACTGTTAGGTCCTGCATATAGACTAGCCGTCTATTTCATATCAGGTACCTATAGAAAACAAAGTAAGCCGTACCAATTTGTATACATTGTAAACTATATAGCTAAATAATCCCTTCATGACTTGAAGAGTTCTTATCTCTTTGctgttgaatttttttcaactttttatCTATCTTACCTTTGCCTGGTCCAACTCCATGAAATTTATGCGATAAGTACTTGAAAGCCTCTTTCGTATTTAATTCTGTACCTGATTCGTCTCTATAGGACAATTTGACATCAGGGTTATAGGTAGCAAGGTTTTCATTAATGGATGGTTTATTTGGTTTCCTGGCACCTCTATGCGAATTAGTGATATTTGagataatatttttctcttttaGGACCTGGTCAAGGTGCGACTCAAATAtctcttctctttcttccTTGGGTAAGTTCATATACGATTTATCTGCTTCTAGGTATTCCCGGAGCATCCGTGATTCGATTGAGATCTTCAATTTTAGTAGTTCTGCCTGCTTTAATGCTTCTCGTTGTTGTTTGGCCTTTTCGTATTCGTCGTCTGTTTGCTTCTGGAGAATCTGGCGCGATTGGAGGAACTTCAATGTTGACGCAAGGCCACCGTTAAAGGAGGGGGAATCCGTGTTTTCCTCGTGATTGACagcttcatcttctttcttgaCAGAGGAAGAGTCCGAAGCTTCCATTTCAGCGGGGTTATTGTTCGCAAGTAGGTTTTCGTCATCTTCCTGTTTAATCTTCGGTTCTGATTTGATTTCTGGCTCTTCGTTTACTCCATTTGAGTTACTTTTTTCATCGCCCGTATTTTCAAGAACATTTACACTTAGTGAGTTCAAAAAGTCACTTGTATCATTATATACTATTCCTCCGTTATTTTTCTCCGCAGCAAATGAGATATCATCACGATTCTTCTCTTCATCCCATCTTCTAAACAGTTTGACTTCTTGTGCTATTTGTTCTGGCGTCATATGCTTCCTATTTTTCTGTTTCAAATTTCTCTTCATCGAAAGGACCGAATTCAATTCGGAATCATCTGCAAGCAACTCTGCTGGATCAAGCACCTCAAGCTCAACTGGTTTAATTGAcgttatttcttcttcatcttttgCGTCATCAGTTTTATTCCTCGAATTCTGAGTtgtctttttctttaactttttcattttgatgGGCTTTTT
This is a stretch of genomic DNA from Debaryomyces hansenii CBS767 chromosome G complete sequence. It encodes these proteins:
- a CDS encoding DEHA2G07854p (weakly similar to uniprot|P43567 Saccharomyces cerevisiae YFL030W AGX1 Alanine : glyoxylate aminotransferase) translates to MTSARERLAMLHSHIKDNSNIKVSAEFPVLVKSERQKYLNSNFQSVPGSSNSSNFASTVMRPMSKPIMSISSTTSNTSISQCSLPQDYVEVCNSTSKFIPPTTKSFSNSEFDDICAKVDKKLRLLLGSNNPSDSYILSGGESLGWEILGQNIVQSLEDDILCISTGAYSKQFAKHLLNYVESEDRNITVLEANIGCTVPLELIKNELTKRCYGIVALTHTDNSTGVVTNIKEVSQLIKQISPNTLIAVDAVYSAGVEEIDVENWGIDFTLSTYKNTVLTTEVLSYILLSSRVLSKIPKGIMNGSNSSNNYKMQLAYSNANFQLLNALDSSLWRLFGMDEQQDISIDISNKIKSGLLSRFADYKSAAEKLRKSLINEETGISAISQDWSNCSNGMTAMYLPKTSEISELLKTLCEECDISLVNGIHSRFASEYISIEHAGFRFSGNDIDVDKVVEIIKKGLTNSK
- a CDS encoding DEHA2G07876p (similar to uniprot|Q03713 Saccharomyces cerevisiae YML030W) translates to MSRELPSSFDGKSEFDEDEMDILEKMAFKCKQQPLVPLGVIATTGAIFLATKSIRKGDRVNTQKYFRYRVGFQLATLIALVAGGYMFQVESDEQKATREEILRAKAKVRERLWIEELERKDEAMKSRKKRLEDSRAELIQAAKEGFEEEKKWTDAIENAKEEESAEGNDNKDVSN
- a CDS encoding DEHA2G07898p (highly similar to uniprot|P15454 Saccharomyces cerevisiae YDR454C GUK1 Guanylate kinase converts GMP to GDP) produces the protein MSRPIVISGPSGTGKSTLLKKLFAEFPDRFGFSVSNTTRQPRAGETDGVEYNFSTVDGFKQAIEEKKFIEWTQFSGNYYGTSFKAVDDVTKKGRTCILDIEMDGVKAVKASNLNARFLFLSPPSIEILRQRLEGRGTETQDSIEKRISAAKAEMDFAKTGAHDRIIVNDDLDKAYVEFKDFILAEN